Sequence from the Rhizomicrobium sp. genome:
GGCGGGTGGGCTCAGTCTGTACGCTCAATATCCGGGCGCCGGGCGGCAGGACGAACGCCGCGCCCGCAGCCGGCGGGCTTCCCGGCGAATGGCCCGAGAACTTCAGGGCCATGCCCACGACTAGCCCCACGAGCGCCAGGATGATAAGCGCGGACAGCACGATCACGGCGAGCTTCGCCGCGCGATAGCTCATCGTGCTCTTGGGATCGGCCGGCGCTTCAATGTCTGACACCAAATCCTCCGAGGAAGCCCCGCGCCGCGCGGTGGTCGGCGACGATCAGGCAGGCTGGCGGCTGGACCGGTTCCTGGCCGCGTCGCTCGGCGATATCAGCCGCTCGCGCCTTCAGCAACTGATCGACGGCGGCGCCGTCACCCATACGCGTAAAACGATAAGAGACGGCAATTACAGGGTCAAACCGGGCGAGGCCTACACGGTCTCCGTGCCGCCGCCCGAGCCGGCACGGCCGCGGGGCCAGGACATCCCGCTCGATGTCGTCTACGAGGACGCCGACCTGATCGTGATCGACAAGCCGGCGGGCCTGGTGGTCCATCCGGCGGCGGGCAATCCGGACGGCACGCTGGTCAACGCCCTGATCGCCCATTGCGGCGCCTCGCTGCAAGGCGTCGGCGGCGAGGCGCGGCCGGGCATCGTGCACCGGCTGGACAAGGATACGAGCGGCCTGCTGGTCGCGGCGAAGAACCAGCGCGCCATGACGAGTCTTGCCCGGCAATTCGCCAACCACACGATCGAGCGGGCCTATCACGCGGTCGTCTGGGGCGCGCCGCGCGCCGGCGAGGGCATGGTGGAAGGCCAGATCGGGCGCAATCCGTTCGACCGCAAGCGCATGGCCGTCCTGCGCGGCGGCGGGAAGGAGGCGCGCACGCGCTACCGCGTGGTCGAGGTCTTCGGCGACCCGGCGCGGCCTTTCGCCAGCCTGATCGAATGCCGGCTGGAGACCGGGCGGACCCATCAAATTCGCGTGCATCTGACCCATCTGGGACACCCGCTGGTCGGCGATCCCTCCTACGGAAGGGCGCGGCAGGCGCCGCGGCCGAAAACCCCTGCCGAGGAGGTGGCATTCGCCGCGGCGACGAACTTCCCACGCCAGGCCCTACACGCCTATATCCTGGGTTTTCAGCATCCTAGCCTGCACAGGACCCTGCGGTTCGAGTCGGCCTGGCCGGCCGACATGGCGGCGCTGGTGGAGGCTTTGAGAGGCTTGAAAAAGTCTTAATTGTTCCCATCTATCCCAAGCGTCGCGACTCTTCTAAAGGGGCGCGCTGTCCAACTGCGGGCTCGGGCGTTGTAGGATGAGCCACGCAGCCGCCGAACGATGCGCTTGGGCGTCGATCCGGCGGAGGAAAGGGGTTCGAAAATGAGCAGCCGCGGTCTGCCGGTCCTTCAGGGCGAAGGCGGCCTGTCCCGATATCTCTCCGAAATCCGGAAGTTCCCGCTTCTGGAGCCGGAAGAGGAGTACATGCTCGCCAAGCGCTGGAAGGAACACGAAGACCCCGGCGCGGCGCGCAAGCTCGTCACCAGCCATCTGCGCCTCGTCGCCAAGATCGCGATGGGCTATCGCGGCTACGGCCTTCCCGTTTCCGAAATCGTCGCGGAGGGCAATGTCGGCCTGATGCAGGCGGTCAAGCGCTTTGAGCCCGACAAGGGCTTCCGCCTGGCGACCTATGCCATGTGGTGGATCCGCGCCGCGATCCAGGAATACATCTTGCGCTCCTGGAGCCTGGTGAAGCTCGGCACCACGGCGAACCAGAAGAAGCTGTTCTTCAACCTGCGCAAGGCCAAGAACAAGATCGGCGCCATCGAGGAAGGCGATCTGACCAGCGAGCACATCGCGACGCTGTCCGACCAGCTCGGCGTCTCGGCGCAGGAAGTGACGGACATGAACCGGCGCCTGTCGGGTCCGGATTCCTCGCTCAACGCGCCGCTGCGCTCCGACTCCGAGAGCGAATGGCAGGACTGGCTGGCGGACGAGACGCTGGATCAGGAAACCCGCATGGCCGACCGCGAGGAGCTGGGCGAGCGCCACACGCTGCTCACCGGCGCGCTCGGCGAGCTGACGGAGCGTGAGCGCGACATCATCCAGGCGCGGCGGCTGCAGGACGAGCCGGCGACGCTGGAAGAGCTGTCGCAGAAATACGGCATCTCCCGCGAGCGCGTGCGCCAGATCGAAGTGCGCGCCTTCGAGAAGCTGCAGAAGCAGATGAAGAGCTCGCTGAACGACCGCCGCCCGGTGCCGGTCGAGGCCACGCCGTAAGCATTTCCGTCATGCGCTGCCGTGCATTTCGCGCAAAAGCGCTATGCGCTTAGTGTTGACGTCTTCGTTCGGAGGCGTGCGATGACATTCAAGCTTTGGCAGGTCGATGCGTTCAGCGAGCGGCCCTTCGGGGGCAATCCCGCGGCGGTCGTGCCGCTCGACG
This genomic interval carries:
- a CDS encoding RluA family pseudouridine synthase, producing the protein MSDTKSSEEAPRRAVVGDDQAGWRLDRFLAASLGDISRSRLQQLIDGGAVTHTRKTIRDGNYRVKPGEAYTVSVPPPEPARPRGQDIPLDVVYEDADLIVIDKPAGLVVHPAAGNPDGTLVNALIAHCGASLQGVGGEARPGIVHRLDKDTSGLLVAAKNQRAMTSLARQFANHTIERAYHAVVWGAPRAGEGMVEGQIGRNPFDRKRMAVLRGGGKEARTRYRVVEVFGDPARPFASLIECRLETGRTHQIRVHLTHLGHPLVGDPSYGRARQAPRPKTPAEEVAFAAATNFPRQALHAYILGFQHPSLHRTLRFESAWPADMAALVEALRGLKKS
- the rpoH gene encoding RNA polymerase sigma factor RpoH produces the protein MSSRGLPVLQGEGGLSRYLSEIRKFPLLEPEEEYMLAKRWKEHEDPGAARKLVTSHLRLVAKIAMGYRGYGLPVSEIVAEGNVGLMQAVKRFEPDKGFRLATYAMWWIRAAIQEYILRSWSLVKLGTTANQKKLFFNLRKAKNKIGAIEEGDLTSEHIATLSDQLGVSAQEVTDMNRRLSGPDSSLNAPLRSDSESEWQDWLADETLDQETRMADREELGERHTLLTGALGELTERERDIIQARRLQDEPATLEELSQKYGISRERVRQIEVRAFEKLQKQMKSSLNDRRPVPVEATP